The Longimicrobium sp. DNA window ACCGGCTGGTGCGGGCAGGTGCTGCGCGCCGCCGCCTCGACCGGCGCGACCAACTACGTCGCGCTCGACCTGAAGTGGACGGGCGCGCCGGCCACGGGGCTGCTGGACGCCATCATCGCCGGCCAGGCCGACGCCCGCCTCACCGCCGTCGCGCGCGGCGTGAAGTCGGTCGGCTCGCTGGTGCTGCTGGAGCCGGGGTGGGAGATGAACGGCAACTGGGACTTCGCCTGGCAGGGAGTGCTGAACGGCGGCAACGCCAACGCCCCCGTGAAGTTCGCCGCCGCGTGGCGCCACATGGTCGACATCTTCCGCCGCGAGGGCGCCGACAACGTGCGCTGGGTGTTCAACCCCAACGTGGGCAACTCCGTCACCCACACCGCGTCCGGCGCCAGCAGCTGGAACTGGTACGCCAACTACTATCCCGGCGACGCGTACGTCGACTACGTCGGCGCGCACGGCTTCAACGGGCCGGCGGTGTGGAACACCAGCTGGCAGGACTTCGCCACCATGACGGACGGCACGGCCGCCGACCACATGCTTTCGGACCTGGCGGCGCGGTACCCGACGAAGCCCATCATCATCGGCGAGTTCGCCACGCAGGAAGGCTCGGCGGGGCAGAAGGCGGCGTGGATCACCGACGCCTACCGCCGGA harbors:
- a CDS encoding glycoside hydrolase family 26 protein: MLKSMQSRQFRSRLPAFLACATLAALAACADMANSPTGPEARKSPKTTPPPDTATTPATPTPAGGAFYAGAYLGDAASTPQNIAAAIRGFGTMTGKQPSLVKTFHSLNCDFTATGWCGQVLRAAASTGATNYVALDLKWTGAPATGLLDAIIAGQADARLTAVARGVKSVGSLVLLEPGWEMNGNWDFAWQGVLNGGNANAPVKFAAAWRHMVDIFRREGADNVRWVFNPNVGNSVTHTASGASSWNWYANYYPGDAYVDYVGAHGFNGPAVWNTSWQDFATMTDGTAADHMLSDLAARYPTKPIIIGEFATQEGSAGQKAAWITDAYRRMRANPRVVGAVWFNANKEADWRVESSTASLQAFQAAMADSGIQTAFVPVAPSRTMLASN